From Candidatus Binatia bacterium:
CAACTGCTTTCGGATCGCCGATCTCTCCTCGTAGGTGTAGCGGCTGCGGTTGCTGCCCCACGGCACCATCTCCGCGGCCAGGAAATAACCGTAGCCGTTGTGGACGAAGGTCGCGGGTACGCCGTCTTCGAACTCCATGAACGCCGCGTAGTAGCCGGGAATCGGGCGGCCGCGGAACCACTGGCCGGTCGTGCCGCGGACGCTCCGCACCATGCCGCCGCCGAGCAGGCGCAAGGTGTCGATCTGGTGCGGCCCCTGGCGGTAGGGAACGCCGCCGCCTTGATCGATGTCCAATTCCTCCGCCGTCCGCGGCCGCAACATCCAATCGGTGTAAGCGAAGACGTTCATAGCGCAGAGCCTGCCCAATTCTCCCGAGCGGATGATCTTCCTCATCGTCCGGATGTGCGGGCCGAAGCTCTGCGTGTGGCCGCAGATGAGCTTGATCTTGTTCTTCTCCGCGGCCGCGATCATCCCCTTGGCTTCTTCGAGGGAGATCGCCATCGGTTTTTCCACCACGACGTGCTTGCCGCGATCGGCGGCGATGATCGTGTGCGGCGCGTGGAATTTATTCGGCGTCGAGATCCAGACGGCTTCGACATTAGGATCGTCGCAGAGTTTCTCGATGCTGTCGTACGTGCGGGCGTTGTAGCGCTTCTCGAAGGTCTGGCGCACGCGCGGGTTCACGTCCGCGCCCGCGACCAGCTCGATGTTGGGCGTCGCCTCCATCGCCGGCAGAATCTCCGACGCGCCGACGCCGATGCCGACGACGCCGAGCTTCAGTTTTCTTCCCGTATCCGCCATTCCGTTACCTCTTATCAGACGGAGGCCGGCCCTTGTCAAGCAGCCCGGATCGAAAAGATAGACATTATTTCGATCTTGGGTTACGTTTTACAGGGCCAATGACCAAGGGGAAAACAATCGGCATTGCGGCATCCATCGTTATGACGATGGCCGCTCTATCCTGGGGCGGCGAGGCCGAGAACGCCTATGACGAGGCGCTGAAGCTGCACCGGGCCGGGAAGATGGGAGAGGCGATCGCCGCGTACGACAAAGTCATCAAGGCCGATCCCGGCCTCGCTAGAGCCTACATCGGCAGGGGCGAGGCTTACGCCAGACTGGGGCAGCATGACCGGGCCATCAAAGATCACGACCAGGCCATCAAGCTGGATCCGAAGCTCGCGGAAGCTTTTTACTACCGTGGCAATGCCTACGAAGAGCTCAAGCAGCACGAGCGTGCCATCAAAGACTACGACGAGGCCATTCGGCTCGACGGCAAAAACTCCAATGCCTACCGGCAGCGCGGCGGCGCGCACCACGCTCTCGGCCGGTTCGACAAGGCGGTTCAGGATTTCACCGAGGCGATCCGCCTCGATCCCAAGGACGCGGCGGCGTATTACGAGCGCGGCCTGGCTCAGCGCCGTCTCGGCAAGCATGAGGCGGCCGTTCAAGACTATACGAAAGCGCTCGGCCTCGATCTCAAAAATGCCGCCGTTTACAGCAACCGCGCCAACGCCTACCTGCTGCTCGGGCAACACGACAAGGCGGTTCAGGACTACGACGCGGCGCTCAAGCTCGAGCCCAAGAACGCGATGATTTACGCCAACCGCGGCGTCGTCAAGCTGGAGCAGGGAAAGAAGGCGGAGGCGGAAAAAGATTTCGCCCGGGCGTTCGAGCTCGATCCCGGCATCAAGAAAAAATTGGAGCCCGTCATCGGCGCCAAGAGCGCGCCCGCCAAGTGAACATGACCATCCGCGTCGCGATACTGACGGCGATCCTTTACTTTCTCGGCGCGGCGCCCGCGTGGCCGGCGTCGGCTGACGACGTTCTCAAGCAAGCGCGCGCGCTGCACGAAGCCGGCAAGCTCAAGGAAGCGATCGAGCGGTACGACCGGGCGATCCAAATCGACCCGCGCTCGGCCAAGGCCTATTTCAACCGGGGCAAGGCTTACGCCGAGCTGGACGACGACGAGCGCGCGCTCAAGGATTTCAGCGAGGCGATTCGCCGCGACCCGAAGGACGCCGAACTCTATTACCAACGGGCCAACGCTTATCGCCGCCTCGGCCAGCGCGAGCACGCCCTGCAGGATTATTCCGTGGCGATCGACCTCACTCCTGGAAACGGCGACATCCACCTCGACCGCGGCACGACCCATTATGAGCTTGGCCAATACGAAGCCGCCTTGCGGGACTACAACGAGGCGATCCGCTTGAATCCCAAAGACGCGGATGCTTACTACAACCGGGCCAACACCTATGCACAGCTGGGAAGAAAAGAGCGCGCCGTCATCGACTACGACCAGGCGCTCGGTCTCAACGAGGGATTTATCGAGGCGTATTACAACCGCGGCATCGCCTACGCCGACCTGGGCCAATACGAAAAAGCGATCGAGGACTACACCGCCGTCGTGAAGGAGGTGCCGAAAGCTCCCGAGCCCTATTATAACCGCGGCCTTGCCTACTATCGGTCCGGGCGGCCGGAGCAGGCGATCGCAGACTACAACGAAGCGCTGCGCCTGAATCCGCAGGACCCGGAGGCGATCTACAACCGCGGCGTGGCGCATGCCCGGCTGAAGGAGTACGACCAGGCCGCGCGCGATTTCACCGAGGTGATCGTCCTGATGCCGAAAAGCGGCGAAGCCTACGGCCAGCGCGGCCTCGTCCGCCTGCGCCAGGGGCGTAACAAAGAGAGCGAAGCCGATTTGCAGAAGGCCTATCAGCTCGATCCAAAGCTCAAGCCGCTGATCGAGGAGGCGATCAAAAGGGGCCAAAGGCAAGAGGCGGAAGGCGCAGAGAAAGAAAAACAGTGAATCATCGAGCGGGGGAGAAAGCCATGTCGAGGGTCATGCGAACGGGGAAAATTTTAGCGCTTTGCGCCGCGCTGGCCTTGCCGGGCTTCAGCCACGCGGGCCAGGCCAAGAGCGCCGAGGATGTCTGGAAGGCTCTGGAAAAGCTTCCCGCCGCCGAGCGCGAGAAGAAGCTCGTCGAAGGCGCGAAGATCGAAGGCGGCGAGATGGTCTGGTACACCAACACCGGCGTCGATAACGCCAACCGCTACGTTCAAGCCTTCAAAAAAGCCTATCCGTTTATCGACGCGAAGGTCTGGCGGGCGAAGAGCCGCGACGTGGCGCAGAAGTTCCTGACCGAGTCGCGCGCCGGGATTTTCGTCGCCGACGTCGTCAAAACCACGACCGACCTGCTGCCGCCGCTCTTCGAGAGAAATTTGATCGGCCGCTACGAATCGCCGATCCGGGCGGTCTACCCGGCGCAGGCGAAAGGCGCCCTCTGGACCAGCACCAACTTTGAGTTCCGCGTTTTCGGCTACAATCCCAAAATGGTCGCGCGCCAGGACGTCCCCAAGACCTGGGACGAGCTTTTGCATCAACGCTGGGGCGGGCAGATTCTCTTCGACGAATCTTCGCTCGAAGAAGTGCTGGCGCTGAGAGGCACGTGGGGAAGAGACAAGACCGTCGAGTATTTAAGAAAACTCAGGCCCCAGCTCCTCATCCGGCGCGGGCGCGATCACATCGCCAATCTGATGATGGCCGGCGAAGCGCCGCTCGCGGTGACGATTTATCCCTACAACGCCGAGACGCTGCGCGCGCAGGGCGCGCCGATCGATTGGGTCGCGCCGGACGTGGTCACGACGCTGGTCTATCCTCTGACGATGTCCCGCTCTTCTCCGCACCCGCATGCCGCCGCGCTGTTTTATGATTTTTTGCTTTCCGACGCCGGGCAGCAGATGCTCGCCAAGGAGGGAAGGTTCGTCAGCAATCCGAAGTTCGAGCCGATCTACCCGAAGATCAAAGAGCTGCGCGCCATGATGGGCACGCCGCGTCTCCACCTCAACACCGTCGAAGACGCGGCCAAGCACCACGCCGACTCGCTCAAGATCCTCGACGAAATCGTGCTGCAGAGAAAATAAATAAGGCGTGAGGCGAGAGGCAACAGGCGAGAGGCAAAGAAAAACAAGGCAAAAGTAAGGCAAAAAAACTACTTCAGCCCCAATTCTCTTTGGGCTTTTTCTAAGAAGGTAGAATTGACGACTTCAGTCACTGGAACCGGGCGCGCCACCTTGCTGTTCTCCCGCACCAGATCGATCAGTACCTGAATCGATTCCGGTTTTACCGAACCGTCCTTCGTGATGACGCGCATCACGTGGCCGAACGTCTCGCTCGCCATCTGCCGGCCGGGCGGCTTCAACTCCTTCATGATGATGTCCAGCACGGCTTC
This genomic window contains:
- a CDS encoding tetratricopeptide repeat protein, whose amino-acid sequence is MTKGKTIGIAASIVMTMAALSWGGEAENAYDEALKLHRAGKMGEAIAAYDKVIKADPGLARAYIGRGEAYARLGQHDRAIKDHDQAIKLDPKLAEAFYYRGNAYEELKQHERAIKDYDEAIRLDGKNSNAYRQRGGAHHALGRFDKAVQDFTEAIRLDPKDAAAYYERGLAQRRLGKHEAAVQDYTKALGLDLKNAAVYSNRANAYLLLGQHDKAVQDYDAALKLEPKNAMIYANRGVVKLEQGKKAEAEKDFARAFELDPGIKKKLEPVIGAKSAPAK
- a CDS encoding extracellular solute-binding protein; the protein is MSRVMRTGKILALCAALALPGFSHAGQAKSAEDVWKALEKLPAAEREKKLVEGAKIEGGEMVWYTNTGVDNANRYVQAFKKAYPFIDAKVWRAKSRDVAQKFLTESRAGIFVADVVKTTTDLLPPLFERNLIGRYESPIRAVYPAQAKGALWTSTNFEFRVFGYNPKMVARQDVPKTWDELLHQRWGGQILFDESSLEEVLALRGTWGRDKTVEYLRKLRPQLLIRRGRDHIANLMMAGEAPLAVTIYPYNAETLRAQGAPIDWVAPDVVTTLVYPLTMSRSSPHPHAAALFYDFLLSDAGQQMLAKEGRFVSNPKFEPIYPKIKELRAMMGTPRLHLNTVEDAAKHHADSLKILDEIVLQRK
- a CDS encoding tetratricopeptide repeat protein — translated: MTIRVAILTAILYFLGAAPAWPASADDVLKQARALHEAGKLKEAIERYDRAIQIDPRSAKAYFNRGKAYAELDDDERALKDFSEAIRRDPKDAELYYQRANAYRRLGQREHALQDYSVAIDLTPGNGDIHLDRGTTHYELGQYEAALRDYNEAIRLNPKDADAYYNRANTYAQLGRKERAVIDYDQALGLNEGFIEAYYNRGIAYADLGQYEKAIEDYTAVVKEVPKAPEPYYNRGLAYYRSGRPEQAIADYNEALRLNPQDPEAIYNRGVAHARLKEYDQAARDFTEVIVLMPKSGEAYGQRGLVRLRQGRNKESEADLQKAYQLDPKLKPLIEEAIKRGQRQEAEGAEKEKQ
- a CDS encoding Gfo/Idh/MocA family oxidoreductase; protein product: MADTGRKLKLGVVGIGVGASEILPAMEATPNIELVAGADVNPRVRQTFEKRYNARTYDSIEKLCDDPNVEAVWISTPNKFHAPHTIIAADRGKHVVVEKPMAISLEEAKGMIAAAEKNKIKLICGHTQSFGPHIRTMRKIIRSGELGRLCAMNVFAYTDWMLRPRTAEELDIDQGGGVPYRQGPHQIDTLRLLGGGMVRSVRGTTGQWFRGRPIPGYYAAFMEFEDGVPATFVHNGYGYFLAAEMVPWGSNRSRYTYEERSAIRKQLLDGTRKENEDKDAMRIGGTQENQLFRNRGERRPWTPNDLGILIVSCERGDIRQSQFGLYVHGDDGVKDVPLLEGSTSRRGELEELYNAVVLDKPIRHTGPWGMATLEVCLAVMQSARERREIILSHQVPAPEDD